DNA from Gambusia affinis linkage group LG06, SWU_Gaff_1.0, whole genome shotgun sequence:
agcggccctgCGGAAAGGTCCATGCCTCCAGCAGGTTCACCTGGGCAGCTGCTGCACGCCTTCACTTTGTTTACATTAACGAGTGACGTCATGCGGACCTCACCAGCAGTAACTCTAACCCTAACCTGCTTTACAGGTGTAAAACCAGATGTAACCCAAGATAGGTGAGACAACCGGAAGCAGTTACCTGATGGTAGCCCGTGCAGGTGACCACCTTGTCGGAGTCCGGGATGAAGCCGATGTCTCTGACCCAGTGCGGCCTCCGTAGATCCAGCCAGTCGTCCCGCAGGTTCTTCGCGGTGAATAGCGGCTTCTCGGGCCGCTCCAGGTCCCAGATCTTCAGCCCGTTCTCCTTCCCGCCCGTCGCCACCCGGTTCGGGTCCACCAGGCTCTGCCGCATCCGGGACACGTTGCTGCCCGCGTCCAGCTCGGCCACCGGCCCGCTGCCGTCCTCCCGCCACACCCGCACCTTCCCGCACTCCGCGCAGGTGATGACGGCGGAGCCCCGCAGCGAAGCCAGCCCGCTGAAGCAGCCCTCCTCCGGGTCTCCGCAGCTTCGGGTCTCGGTGAAGACGCCCTTCTCGGTGCTGAAGGTCCGGACGGTTCCGTCCGCGCAGCCCAGCAGCAGCTCGCTCTCCGCCGGGTCTGCCCAGCACAGCGCGCGCACCTCCTGGTCGCGGCTCAGCGTGCGCGTGTTGGAGAAGTTAAAGGCCTGCTTCCGGTCCAGACTGACCCCCTTCAGGATCCCGGTCTCGGACCCGAGCCACACGGAACACAGTCTGCTGCGTTCCTCCATCACAGCGGGCTGACAGCAGCCAGAACccgaacagaaccagaatccgACTGAACGCACGTGGAGTTGCTGCGGCGACGAGAAAATACGTCACTGTGTTGTGTTCTTCTTCCTCTTGCTTTGTTTTACGGCGGTGCATTGCAACTGCGATGGCGCCTTACCGCCACCTATCGGACTGGAAATAAACACTAAAAACCTCATTCTGGGaagtcaaataattaaaataattagaataaataattaaattaaataattaaactttgcattaacaaacaaaattatccgACGGCAAATTACTGCCAGCCAGAataaatttccacaaaaaacaacaaaatattgcagaaaaaacagaaaattctgagcttgaaaagtcaaaaatttgctataaaaaattctgaaatttttagattaattctCAAATTTCCtcgaaaaaaaaccccataaaattttctgagttttaataGTCGACTTTTGAAACTTGAAATCTTTcctgaaattttctgagattaatctcaaaatttccaattttcttGGTGGAAATTTGCTAATTTCTTATGTCTACAATGGCCTTTAAcctgtccatccattttctgttcaccttgtccctaatggggtcaggagggttgctggttcctttccagctaacgttccgggcgagaggcggggtcaccctggacaggtcaccagtctgtcacagggcaacacagagacacacaagacaaacaaacattcacacactcacacctagggagaatttagagagaccaattaacctgacagtcatgtttttggactgtgggaggaagccggagaacccggagagaacccaccatgcacagggagaacatgcaaactccatgcagaaagaccccgggccgggaatcgaacccaggaccttcttgctgcaaggcaacagtgcttgGCCTTTAACCATAATCATAAAATTCTctcttttaattttgcatttttcaaaaataacttaatctGACCTTCACTTCAAATCTTATCAATtgtaaatttaatatttatttaagttactCATTTCTTTTGGAACTGATCTGAACACAGAAGCAACAGTGTCGGTCCAATAACCAGAACATCAGGATAAAACTGAGCACATTTCCAGTTTCACAAACAGTCCAAAGTATGAGAGAGTCAGCAGGAATCTGAGTATCAGTCTGAGTTTGGGTCTGGACACAATTATAATGTAATGAAAATGAAGGGTTTTACTCAGACATATacatataaattaatatataatttataatttaatttatataaattataaatatataaattaataattgccaaaatattaacaaaaatgtaaaaaaaaaattggaaaggTGTTTGTTTGGTACTGCCTTTCCTCCAGGTCTATAGGTGGCGGTAGGACACATTTATGCTTGTTTGCAGTTCAACATGAAGCACCAAAAGAGCAGAACTAAATTACGTAATCCACCACACATGCGCAGACGGTGGTGGTTCCGCCATTTTGGCTCTCGGTGTGCTAACGGCAGCTAGCTTCTGGTGTATGTGCGTCTTGTTTACGCTCctctgttggtttttttgtttttccctccagCTGCGGTATTAAAACCAGTAAAGCGGCACCAGTCCGCCCAATAAGGTCGGAGCCGGAGTCTGTCTTCGTCTGAGAGATGGACGGAGGAGAGGAGGAATTTATGTCGGGTAAATGCGCTTTGTTTCTCGGCTGACAAACTAGGAGCTCGCCCAtaaactctttttgttttcGGGGTTTTCCGGGTTTCAACCCGGTTCTTGAGTATCGGTCCTGAAGTTTGAACCCGGTTCTGCGTTCAGTTAGCTGCTCCGGTTCTGATGGAGCTTGGTTTCAGATCTAAACCTTGcgtgttttgtgtttctttctcagtcagttttcaggttttcctgTAAATTAGCGGTTCATGGCTGAAATCTGCTGCTCAGCAGAGCCTGGGTCATTCTGGAGGGAGATCCGTTCACATCctggctgacctctgacctctagcccacagcatcactgaCTGAATCTTTCCAGCCATGATTGTTTCTCCTCAGGTCACTAAGTTGGTGTTTTGGTCTGTTCAGCTGCTGGTTCTAGCTGATCTTCTTCTCTTTCgcttctcttcttctgctgtcaACATATCTTGGCAAACTGCTGTATTGAttccaaaggaaaatgaaaagctCCTGTAACTCATTTAATTCAAGGTTCTTCAAGAAGTTATTCTTGTGCTGGTTGTTGTTGGGAGGAAGGACCTcatgtagcagtctgtattccAGCTAATctgaagaagcttctgactgaagacactttgTTGTTgatgactgaaatattttaacctTTGATCCATGAATCATTTGGACAGGAAAATCTCCTTGGCTCTTAAAACGTTGGTTTTTGCTGCTGATTTAATCAGTGCTACAGAAAGCCTTCAGTCGGTAAACTTCAGGTCTTCAGAGAGTTGAACATCTAATCAGACCAGATTCTTTCACATtgtctctttgtctttgttgtgaTGAACGAGCGTCATGCTCGGCTCTCTGAGTGGAGCTGCTGTTTCTGCAACATGTGAAGTTTTAATCTCTGAGTTTGTTTGATGTTGAAGatttgttcttctgtttgtcTCCAGACGATGGAGGCGGGACTCCGGTTCAGGATGAGCATCCTCAATCCGACGGCGAGGAGATGAGGAGCGACGGCCGGCAGTCAGAGGTCAGAACTGGCGATTAGTTATGAGTTATTAATGTCCTGGTTGATTCCAACAAGGGAACCAGATGCGTTTCCAGTGAGTAGTAGGAGGAAGTAGAGCAGTCTGGTGGTGAGGAGCTGAGCTTGACCTGCTGGCtgattcttcttctgctgtttaatGTCGGTTGGTGCGTTGAACTTCTGCTCTCTGCAGGACGACGGCAGCAACGACGAAGACGCTGCCATTGCCATGGAAACGGGTGGGGCAGCCAGCAGCTCGGACACAGAGGAACGGCGCCGGGTCGACAGCGACTCAGAGGACGAGGCCCCTGGGGGCCGCCGAGACAAGAGCGACTCGGAGGCAGAGACTCGTCTGCCCGGCGACAGCGACGATGAAGACTCTCCGGCAAAACGCAGGGCAAGCGCGTcggacgaggaagaggaggagtcgCCGAGGAAGAGACGGCCGAGCGGCTCGGAGGACGAGGCGTCGTCTCCGGTCAAACGGGGAGCGTCTGACAatgagggagaggaggaggacgtgTCGTCCCCCGCCAAGCGGCGAGGAAGCAGCTCTGAGCCGGAGGACGCCCCCAGAGGAGATGGCGCCCACAGCGACTCCGACAACGAAGAGGACAAACCGGTGCCAGTATCGCCTCCACGGCAACACTCCGACAGTGACTCTGACACAGAGCCGCCCGCCAGACGCCAGACGGTGGACTCTGACGAGGAAGATGAGGGTAAacgggaggaagaggaagagaccGGGGGAGGGAAATGGAAGGGTGTGATGCAATCAGACAGTGAGGATGAAGGGCAAAGGAAGAAGGCtgcaacaggaagtgatgaagaaCAGcgcgaggaagaggagaagaagcaACAGAGAGATGACAGCGAGGAAGAGGACGACAAACCAGGTAGAGACATCAGAGCCAGAACTGATCTGGGGTTTATCACATCCCACATCATcattctgccaccaccatgctgcATACAGACGTCTCCGGTTTATAAACCGACAGAACTTCCTGTCCTTCAGTCCAATCAGCTCCGTCTCCGTCCCTCTGAGTCGGACAGTCCGAACCGTTTAATGACCGCTGTCCGCCACCATCACGGTCTtgaattatttaatcaaaaatatattgacaaaatcagcaacatttcaatttccaaacatttttcctgctaaattattgaataaatatccACATGAGCTCAAAACCGgagatttatttacagattttattcttcaagttcttcaaccatcagattggagcAAAGTGCTTGAGGAAGCCTGGACCATCCTGGGCTTCTTTAGAAATATggacgctaacattagcatgtttAGCATTCAGATGTTACATAGGCTAGCATACCTTCACTGCTAGGCTAACTCCGTTTAGCACAGCTTGAACCCAACAGTAGTCTTCCattgtgtttatatatatatatatatatatatatatatatatcggtgtgtgtgtgtgtatataattACTGGTTCTGGACCATTTGGGTCGGGTTTCTGTGGTGGTTCTGAGGTTCTCTTcatgtgtttctgcagtgaagaggaagaaagcCATCTTGTCTGACAGCGAAGACGAAGATGAAGAGAAGGAAGACAAACCAGGTGAGCCAGCCTGATGTTCTGCTCTGACCCGGTTCATTATCCCAGAACTCTAGAACCGATCCAGTTGTTTCATCTGTCCACTTCCTTGTGTCTCAGCGGTGAAGAGGAGCCGGGCGGTTTCCGATGACGACGAGAACTCTGGCAGCGGCGACGGCTCGGTCGGCCCTGATCGAAGCTTGGCGGCCAAGCTGAGGGAGCTCGGGTCAGACAGCGGCAGCGACGAAGAGGACCGGTCCAAACCTGCGGTGGTGAAGAAGGACGAGAAGGCGCTGTTCGGCAGCGACAGCGACTCTGGCGAGGATGACGAAGAGGAGTGAGTTTGTCCACTGATTCCTGCTGGCAGGAAGCGGaactgcagctgatccagaattaAATGTGTTGCAGGAAAATGATCGCAGACATTTTCGGAGAGTCtggagatgaggaagaggaggagttcaCGGTAAGTTACCGCTGTTGGAGCTGGAACCGATTAGGAATCGGcccctcttcatcctcctcttcctcttgcaGGGCTTCAaccaggaggagctggaggccgACAGCAAGCAgccaaagcagcagcagcaggcggcCGACGAGTCCGACTCTGACGAAGGAGTGGACCGCAGCGGCCAGGAGTAGGTGTCCTCATAAGGTGGCCGGTGCTGCGTGGACCCAGCAGGGTGctaaacctgtgtgtgtgtatgtgtgtgtgtgtgtgtgtgttcagtacTAGCTTCATGTCCGACTTCGACATCATGCTAGCCAAGAGGAAAGCCATGAACAGCCGGAAGAGGAGGCACCGAGACGGAGGAACGTTCATCAGCGACGCCGACGACGTCGTAAGCGCCATGATCACCAAGATGAACGAGGCCGCAGAGGTCAGCCTTTCACAATTAAAGCCTAGAATGTTTAGCCTCGCCTGCCatcctttcacaataaaagctgaGCTGCTGTCTCCGGTTTGTTGACCAGGAGGACCGGACTCTGAACAGCCAGAAGAAGCCAGCGCTGAAGAAACTCACGCTGCTGCCGCAGGTCGTCATGCACCTCAAGAAGT
Protein-coding regions in this window:
- the wdr74 gene encoding WD repeat-containing protein 74; the encoded protein is MEERSRLCSVWLGSETGILKGVSLDRKQAFNFSNTRTLSRDQEVRALCWADPAESELLLGCADGTVRTFSTEKGVFTETRSCGDPEEGCFSGLASLRGSAVITCAECGKVRVWREDGSGPVAELDAGSNVSRMRQSLVDPNRVATGGKENGLKIWDLERPEKPLFTAKNLRDDWLDLRRPHWVRDIGFIPDSDKVVTCTGYHQVHVFDPATPQRRPVLEAEFGEYPLTALALPPAGGAVVVGNTQGDVAVLDLRKGLVRGRLKGAAGGVRALQCHASQPLVASCGLDRFLRVHSLEDRRPLHRVYLKSRLTCLLLASRELQAGPGGGATEGAEPQVKEEEEDEVWDRMEQVEEEEEATKRKPAAGEEEVKKKKKKKGGD
- the LOC122832749 gene encoding protein IWS1 homolog isoform X2, whose translation is MDGGEEEFMSDDGGGTPVQDEHPQSDGEEMRSDGRQSEDDGSNDEDAAIAMETGGAASSSDTEERRRVDSDSEDEAPGGRRDKSDSEAETRLPGDSDDEDSPAKRRASASDEEEEESPRKRRPSGSEDEASSPVKRGASDNEGEEEDVSSPAKRRGSSSEPEDAPRGDGAHSDSDNEEDKPVPVSPPRQHSDSDSDTEPPARRQTVDSDEEDEGKREEEEETGGGKWKGVMQSDSEDEGQRKKAATGSDEEQREEEEKKQQRDDSEEEDDKPVKRKKAILSDSEDEDEEKEDKPAVKRSRAVSDDDENSGSGDGSVGPDRSLAAKLRELGSDSGSDEEDRSKPAVVKKDEKALFGSDSDSGEDDEEEKMIADIFGESGDEEEEEFTGFNQEELEADSKQPKQQQQAADESDSDEGVDRSGQDTSFMSDFDIMLAKRKAMNSRKRRHRDGGTFISDADDVVSAMITKMNEAAEEDRTLNSQKKPALKKLTLLPQVVMHLKKQDLKETFIDSGVMSAIKEWISPLPDKSLPALRIREELLRILQELPNVSQETLKHSGIGRAVMFLYKHPKESRANKDLALKLINEWSRPIFGLTSNYKGMTREERQQRDLDQQTPQRRRLSEPQKVERVQEPDVFSPPTSSGGQTPRRDLEKQLTGEEKALRPGDPGFCARARVPMPSNKDYVVRPKWNVEGDSSRSGYKKAMSLLEKHKRRFAEQRKLRRPQGAVKISIEGNRMPL
- the LOC122832749 gene encoding protein IWS1 homolog isoform X1, producing the protein MDGGEEEFMSDDGGGTPVQDEHPQSDGEEMRSDGRQSEDDGSNDEDAAIAMETGGAASSSDTEERRRVDSDSEDEAPGGRRDKSDSEAETRLPGDSDDEDSPAKRRASASDEEEEESPRKRRPSGSEDEASSPVKRGASDNEGEEEDVSSPAKRRGSSSEPEDAPRGDGAHSDSDNEEDKPVPVSPPRQHSDSDSDTEPPARRQTVDSDEEDEGKREEEEETGGGKWKGVMQSDSEDEGQRKKAATGSDEEQREEEEKKQQRDDSEEEDDKPVKRKKAILSDSEDEDEEKEDKPAVKRSRAVSDDDENSGSGDGSVGPDRSLAAKLRELGSDSGSDEEDRSKPAVVKKDEKALFGSDSDSGEDDEEEKMIADIFGESGDEEEEEFTGFNQEELEADSKQPKQQQQAADESDSDEGVDRSGQDTSFMSDFDIMLAKRKAMNSRKRRHRDGGTFISDADDVVSAMITKMNEAAEEDRTLNSQKKPALKKLTLLPQVVMHLKKQDLKETFIDSGVMSAIKEWISPLPDKSLPALRIREELLRILQELPNVSQETLKHSGIGRAVMFLYKHPKESRANKDLALKLINEWSRPIFGLTSNYKGMTREERQQRDLDQQTPQRRRLSEPQKVERVQEPDVFSPPTSSGGQTPRRDLEKQLTGEEKALRPGDPGFCARARVPMPSNKDYVVRPKWNVEGDSSRGPVKKGLSRVDKQMRRFADIRRLTKTGHAVKISVEGNRMPL
- the LOC122832749 gene encoding protein IWS1 homolog isoform X3 produces the protein MDGGEEEFMSDDGGGTPVQDEHPQSDGEEMRSDGRQSEDDGSNDEDAAIAMETGGAASSSDTEERRRVDSDSEDEAPGGRRDKSDSEAETRLPGDSDDEDSPAKRRASASDEEEEESPRKRRPSGSEDEASSPVKRGASDNEGEEEDVSSPAKRRGSSSEPEDAPRGDGAHSDSDNEEDKPVPVSPPRQHSDSDSDTEPPARRQTVDSDEEDEGKREEEEETGGGKWKGVMQSDSEDEGQRKKAATGSDEEQREEEEKKQQRDDSEEEDDKPVKRKKAILSDSEDEDEEKEDKPAVKRSRAVSDDDENSGSGDGSVGPDRSLAAKLRELGSDSGSDEEDRSKPAVVKKDEKALFGSDSDSGEDDEEEKMIADIFGESGDEEEEEFTGFNQEELEADSKQPKQQQQAADESDSDEGVDRSGQDTSFMSDFDIMLAKRKAMNSRKRRHRDGGTFISDADDVVSAMITKMNEAAEEDRTLNSQKKPALKKLTLLPQVVMHLKKQDLKETFIDSGVMSAIKEWISPLPDKSLPALRIREELLRILQELPNVSQETLKHSGIGRAVMFLYKHPKESRANKDLALKLINEWSRPIFGLTSNYKGMTREERQQRDLDQQTPQRRRLSSGGQTPRRDLEKQLTGEEKALRPGDPGFCARARVPMPSNKDYVVRPKWNVEGDSSRGPVKKGLSRVDKQMRRFADIRRLTKTGHAVKISVEGNRMPL